The genome window GGTGCCACAAATTCCTCAGCAATGGCCCTTGAGTCACTCCGGAAGGAGCCCTGACCAGGCCTACTCAGCCAAGAGAAAGAGAAAGTTTAAAAGCATCTGAATGAAGGCCGCACTGCTGCTCCCATTCAGGTTAATGGCGAAATTCCAGTTGACTCCAGTGAGAACAGGTACAAAGGGATGATCAGGCTTCCAAACTGTGTGTGCAAACAAGGACAAAACTCTTCAGGAACTACACACCTCATAGCCTAGGGAGAAATACTAAGGAGAAAGGGAAGCTCCATGTAATGCCTTTTGTTTAACTAACAAGCAAGGAGTTATAGGGGTTTTTCCaagaaaaactcccactgattcccTTCGGCGTTTGCCTGCATAGGGATGGGTGTGTAACACACCAATATGCAGCATTTTATAGGGCGttatagagccctgcacagatattGACTAATTATTATTGTTCCCCTTTACAGCCAGGGAACAGTAAAGCAACTCAGCCAGTGTCACAGATCAGTTGCAGAGACGGGATTAGAATTTGGGACCTCCAGCCTTGCACTAATTCCACCAGACCAGGCTGCCTTCCAGTGAAAGGTGAAGGGGCGTGATGAGCGTCACACAGGGACAGGAATCTGGTGAATAAAAGCAATCCATAAGCAATTCAGAAGTCGGGCAGTCTTAAGGGAGGGCTCAGATTGAACAGACGTAGGCTGACcaggtagcaagtgtgaaaaatcgggacggggtggggggtaataggagcctatataaggaaaaaacccaaatatcGGGATTGTTCCTATAaaaactggacatctggtcaccctacacacggAATGGCCATTAAGTGACAAGCCAATCAAAACACAGCAGAAAGCATCTGTGGCTAtaaaaggttgttgttttttagtaAAGAGCAGATGGGTAAGAAAGGCAACCATCTAGGTTAGTATCTTCTCCCGAGCAGTCCCTGAGTCTTTTTTGTATTGGTCTTGCCTGTCTCAGCAAAAGCCCTGTAACATAAGACTGCCTCTAATATGCTATTACATTATAAAGCACCAGCACATTTGATAATCAGCGTTCAGCCAGGTTCAAAGACACACGGTTAAAACGGATCAGAGAAAGGACTGAAGGAAGTTGTAGAGGGGACACGACTTGATACAAGACGGGGATGGGCTCTCtgctcacaggggctggactgTTGTCCCTGGGGCAGACGGTTTGAGCGCCGATGGTACCGACTGATAAGTTACTAGGGCGATTTTCCAGCCTGTGCTAGGCAGAAGGTCAGACTTCATCAGACGGGTCCCTTGGGGACTAGCTGGTAGTACAGCTTCGCCTTCACCGGGGCACTCCGGCTGGCGCGCTGGGAATCGCGGGGGGCACCATTTCCAGGGGAGCGCCAGGCTCAGCACAAGACCAGCCCCGGCTCAATAGCTCCGCTTAGGGGGCGGGGTTTCCCGTTTCCCCGAGCAGCGTGTCGGTCGCGCcgatccagccccatggagctgAGGCGGGGAGGCGGGCCCCAGACATtcaggcgcgggggggggggggagggagaggtggcgGCGGAGGGGCGTGTCGTTGCCCTTTTAAGGCGCCTCCCTAGCCGGCGCCGGGGTGTGTCGGGGGCGGGGTTTGATGGATTGAACTGCGGCTGCTTTTCTCGCTCAGAGCCGAAGGGGGAGCCGGAGCGAGCGGACTGGCAGCGCGCCTGGCCAGGGACAGGGAGCCCCGGAATGAGCGGGGCGGGCGCCGCTCGGAGGACTTGatccggggctgggggctgcgtgTCTCCCGGCCGCCCCCACGGGAAGGGTCCGCCCgcggagcaggggaaggaggggacccGGCCGGACCCAGCCCAGAGGCGGCGGCTGAGTGGTTGATGGCCCCGCAGGCTCCCAGCCCGGCTAGCGCGGACCCCGGGCTGATCGCGCCCTGGCTGCGCTGATTGCAGCCCCGgcccctgggctgcccctggCGGGGACACCGCGCCGCGCGGGGCGGCTGCCGAGAGCGCGCCCTGGGAGACTGCTGCAGCGCTAGCGCCCCGACGCGACGGGGATGGGCGCGCTGTAAAAAAAGCCCCCGATTTGAAACCCCTCCCGTGGCTTGGCCAGGTTCCCGCTGCGCCGGCGGCGGAGGGCCATGGGGAACATCTCCTCCAACATCTCCGCTTTCCAGTCCCTGCACATCGTCATGCTGGGCTTGGACTCGGCCGGCAAGACCACCGTCCTCTACCGGCTCAAGTTCAACGAGTTCGTCAACACGGTGCCCACCATCGGCTTCAACACCGAGAAGATCCGGCTGAGCAACGGCACGGCCAAGGGCATCAGCTGCCACTTCTGGGACGTGGGCGGCCAGGAGAAGCTGCGGCCGCTCTGGAAGTCCTACAGCCGCTGCACCGACGGCATCATCTACGTGGTGGACTCGGTGGACGTGGACCGGCTGGAGGAGGCCAAGACCGAGCTGCACAAGGTGACCAAGTTCGCCGAGAACCAAGGCACCCCCTTGCTGGTCATCGCCAACAAGCAGGACCTGCCCAAGTCCCTGCCCGTGGCCGAGCTGGAGAAGCAGCTGGCGCTGCATGAGCTCGCCCCCTCCACCACCTACCACGTCCAGCCCGCCTGCGCCATCATCGGCGAGGGGCTCACCGAGGGCATGGACAAGCTCTACGAGATGATCCTCAAGCGCAGGAAGTCCCTCAAGCAGAGGAAGAAACGATAACGGCCGGGCCCAAACCCCGCTAGCCTGAAACATTGCCGGGCCGGCCTCCCTAGGCGCCCCCAATGGGCGCCTGTGTCCGGACGGGCGCTCGGCCCCCCAGCGCCTTTCATTGGGGTCGCTACTGCTTTTAACTCGCTGGCAGGACTAGGAGGTGGGTGAGGCTGGCGTCTGGGTGAAGCGGCTGCTGTTTGCCCCCCGACGATCAGATCAGCCAGCAGCTGAGCTTG of Chrysemys picta bellii isolate R12L10 chromosome 11, ASM1138683v2, whole genome shotgun sequence contains these proteins:
- the ARL4C gene encoding ADP-ribosylation factor-like protein 4C produces the protein MGNISSNISAFQSLHIVMLGLDSAGKTTVLYRLKFNEFVNTVPTIGFNTEKIRLSNGTAKGISCHFWDVGGQEKLRPLWKSYSRCTDGIIYVVDSVDVDRLEEAKTELHKVTKFAENQGTPLLVIANKQDLPKSLPVAELEKQLALHELAPSTTYHVQPACAIIGEGLTEGMDKLYEMILKRRKSLKQRKKR